CAAACCTCCAATGGCAACCAATGCTATCATAGAGAATGAAACGATCCATTTAAAACCTATTTTCATAAAATTTATATTTAACCCTATCAAAATTACACATAAATCTTATAAAAATATATTTAATTAAAAATATACCCCATAAAAAACTATTCAAAAAATAATATTATTACTTTTTAACTAAATATTTCATTCAGAATTTTAGAAACTTCTTTTGCTTTTGTCGCCGGAAACAGATGAGTTCCTCCTTTGATTATGTAATCAGGCTTTGAATTTCGAATGGGAAAAACAATATCCTTGTCTCCCAGAATCTGAATCACTTTTGGATTTTCTTCAAATTTCCATTCAGCAACCTTTTCTACAGACCATTTCAGATAATAAGGATCTCTTACCCTGAAATATTGAAGAACTCTTGGATTCTTTGGATCAAACAACTTTCTGAGAACAGCATATACATTGGCTGCCCTTGTGTTAAATAGCCCTACGGGTAATAGTCTAGGGATTTTAGTTATTTCTCCTGTCTTTATAAATTTTGATTTTTCCTTATCAGATTTTATGCTTCCCAAAATGATGACTTTCTCAGCGGGCTTCAAACGATTGATCTCCTGCACCATAATACCTCCAAAAGAATATCCCAACAGATAAAATGGCTCTGAAGAATCTACTTTTTCTGCCATTCTTTCCACATAAGCATGAAAAGGTTCATTTTTTTCCGGAATGAGCCAGTCAATAAAAATGAGTTCACAATCTTTAGGAAACTGTAATCTTTCAAGTACCTTGAAGTCTGCTCCAAGACCGCTTACAACATAAATTTTCATCCTACTAATTTATAAAAAAAGCTACTATTAGGATTAAAAAAATTGATTGACAAAACCATTATCATTTTAAACACTCCTTTAGAGACTAATTTTATACATTAGAGATTTGACTCCACTAATCCTCAAACTATTACACAAAAAAAGCAGTTCCAGGGAACCGCTCTTTTTATCAACATTATTTAATTTTATTTCTTCTTTGCAGGAACTCTATTTTCGTTATCCAGCTTTTCAGTAGATACTTTGAACTGAATATCCATTTCGTTCTTGATGAAGTAATCTTTCAGAGAAGACTGGTAGAATACCTTGAAATCTCTTCTGTTCAGAGAGAACTTCGCAGATTCAATAGATGTTGTAAACTGAGTGACATACACGTTCGCAGGGAAAGAAATTGTTTTTCTTACTCCTTTAAGGGTAAGGTCACCGTATACGGTAGAGTTATACTCACTGTTTGCTAATGGAATAATTTTAGTCAGGTGGAACTTCGCAACCGGAAATTTCTTTACTTCAAAGAAGTTGGTACTTTTCAGATCATTGGTAAGTTTGATCTGATCTTCATCAGAAACGTCACCCGCCATCATACTTCTCATATCTATGATGAACTCACCATCTACCAGTACAGTATGATCGAAGTTGAATTTTCCACTTTTTAATTTTACCGTTCCTGAATGGGAGGAAGCCTCAGTTTTTACAACCTTATATCCCCACCACCTGATCTCTGATGAAGTCACTTTCGAAACCTTATCAAATTTTCTCTGGGCAGAAACAAATGATATACTTGCGCACACCACAGCAAACAATAGTAATCTTTTCATTCTTTTTTATTTACAATTCAACAAAAATAAAAAAAAGTGTAGAACTTCTACACTTTTAATAATCTTTTTTTGATTAATTTATTGAGCAGTTACCTTAACAAGCATATCGATGTCATCTTTCAAAAATACATCCTGCATAGAAGACTTGTAAGAAACGTCAAACTTCTGTCTGTCGAAAGAGAATTTGTTTGAAACTAAGCTTACAACTCCTTTACTGTAAGCAATTTTTGCAGGGAAAGTAATTGCGTTTGTTTTTCCTTTTACCGTAAGATTTCCGGTTACTAAAGAGTTGTAAATTTTATCGTTGTTTTTCTTTACTCCTGTAATGGTAAAACTAGCAGTAGGGAATTTTTCAACTTCAAAGAAATCACCATTTTTAAGGTGTCCGTTCAATTTTTGTTGAGAATCACCTGAAACATCCGTAGCATTAATAGAAGTCATATCCAATACGAAGTTTCCTCCTACAAGCTGGTTCCCTTTCATTACCATATCACCTGATTTTACTTTCACAGTTCCATCGTGAGAACTTGCTTCAGATTTTGCAACTTTATATCCCCACCAGTGAACATCAGATGCTACTACTTTTTTGGACTGTCCGAAAGCTAAACCACCAGCTAATACTGCTAATAAAAATATTTTTTTCATTGTTTAGAATTATTTTAATTAAGTTTAACAAAGGTAGCCAACTTATTTGATAGATTTCATTGATGTATATCAAGAATATCAATTATTTTTATGAATAATATCATCCCATAAAAAAACTCCGAATTTCTTCGGAGCTTTTTATTATTCTTGATAGTAGGCTGTATAGAGTGCCATACCTTTCAATGCTGTATGATTTTGTTTGACCAGGTAAATCGGAATATTTCTAAGCATTCCTTCCATTTTGTCACTGATCTTGAATTTTTCGTAGAACTTGGCTTTATCAATATATTCTCTTACCATCTGAGGAATATCCCCTGCAATCAGAAGCCCTCCGGTAGCTTTTACCTTTAACGTTAAGTTATTAGCTTCTCTTGCCAGGAACTCAAGGAAAGTATCCAGCGCAATTTTACATATTAATACGTTATCTTCTACTGCCGCTTTGTAAAGCTCTTCAACGAAATTACCGTTAGCAAGGCGCTCTCCCAGCCATTCAGGCTCCGGATG
This Chryseobacterium sp. G0162 DNA region includes the following protein-coding sequences:
- a CDS encoding alpha/beta hydrolase, whose amino-acid sequence is MKIYVVSGLGADFKVLERLQFPKDCELIFIDWLIPEKNEPFHAYVERMAEKVDSSEPFYLLGYSFGGIMVQEINRLKPAEKVIILGSIKSDKEKSKFIKTGEITKIPRLLPVGLFNTRAANVYAVLRKLFDPKNPRVLQYFRVRDPYYLKWSVEKVAEWKFEENPKVIQILGDKDIVFPIRNSKPDYIIKGGTHLFPATKAKEVSKILNEIFS
- a CDS encoding YceI family protein, which encodes MKKIFLLAVLAGGLAFGQSKKVVASDVHWWGYKVAKSEASSHDGTVKVKSGDMVMKGNQLVGGNFVLDMTSINATDVSGDSQQKLNGHLKNGDFFEVEKFPTASFTITGVKKNNDKIYNSLVTGNLTVKGKTNAITFPAKIAYSKGVVSLVSNKFSFDRQKFDVSYKSSMQDVFLKDDIDMLVKVTAQ
- a CDS encoding YceI family protein — encoded protein: MKRLLLFAVVCASISFVSAQRKFDKVSKVTSSEIRWWGYKVVKTEASSHSGTVKLKSGKFNFDHTVLVDGEFIIDMRSMMAGDVSDEDQIKLTNDLKSTNFFEVKKFPVAKFHLTKIIPLANSEYNSTVYGDLTLKGVRKTISFPANVYVTQFTTSIESAKFSLNRRDFKVFYQSSLKDYFIKNEMDIQFKVSTEKLDNENRVPAKKK